ATAGGCTATTTATACAAATTTTCTATGACATTATTtacctgaaaaagaaataaagttttattaaattgagTAGATCAGTTTAACTAATTCCGAGAATAAATGATAAAACCTAcatcatatgtactgtatgatataaaaAAGCTCTGTAGGATTGATATCAATGCTGTGTGAAATTGAAAAGTTCAATGCTTTTCAGCGTAATTCACGGCCAAAGCTCTACCCTGGGGATATTGTTGAATTCCCCCGAAACAAATATTTCTCCCAGTTTGGAATTTACTATGGAGAAAGAGATGGTGTCCCCTATGTTGCACATTTAACATGCAGGGGTaagttttgtgtaatatttatacagtacatactgcatGATAACAAAAAGTAGTTTATACAGGCGTTCTTAAAAGGAACTTTTCTATTTTAGATGCTGAGACAAAATTTCTTCTCTTTGGTCGGGCCTTGAACGCTGCTGTAAAGCTGGACCCAGTTGATGTGGTtgggaagaaatacaaagtgaATAATTACCTGGACGAAAAGCACCCACCTCGAGACTTCTACTCGCACATCAAGCCAGAGATTGAAGATGCTATGACTAAAACCTTCACCTTTGATATCTTGTTCCACAATAGTGAACACCAGGCGACACTATTACGTTACGGAATCAAAAAATCTGAGCAAgtaagaaatctttttttttcttaacaattacacaattaataaatcaggcaaatatttttttatactaaagggggtattcaagtcaaacctgaaCTTTTGATCATACTGAATAACTGAACACAATaataagaggggaaaaaaacccttttATTTCTCCGTACTGTATAATCACCTGCTACACtagtgcacttatcccagtgtttcaccaaTCCATGGATACCATCAGGgtgaaaagatttttattatgccAAATCCATAATCGGACTGCTTTCTTTACATCTAAAATCCCGACGTCCCAGGAAACTTTAAATTGCCAAAACATGTGGAATAAGGATTTTAAAGGGGATCTGAGATCCTATAAAGTGCAACTTATGTTCACAAACAACTGTGTGTGCGAGttcagacagatgtgtctcttctttAAGTTGTTAGTgttatctgtcaattttcaaggatcaggtgttccactagCTGAACATACAAAGAAATGACTAAATTCATGAGAAATTCTCACCCTAttcagtcctggtttgatttgaacacctctcgtattacaaattattatttaacatttacttttatgtaaaaaaaaaaaaaaaaaaaaagaaagaaaaagaaaaaagaaaagaaaaaagaataggTTTCTGTATtcaacacacaaaataaaactgttaactGGCTCTTAGTTCCAATGCAGGGACAAAACTTTGCATGACTAGATCACTACTAGTAGTAgtctaattattaaaatgatgatgaattagtgaaaaagtaataataatgtaatggtTTGGAAGTTCATTATAAACTAGACAATAATAACCCAATCTTATAAATtacatgtatataataataataataataataataataataataataataataataataataggaagaagaagaagaagcctttatttgtcatatatttattacaccattttctttgcatatcccagtctGAAAGCTGGGATCAGAAGGAGCAGGgccagccatgatacagcagaaaggattaagggccttgtttatgGGCCCTACAGTGTCAGTTTGGTCATGTGGGAGCTCGAaaccctgaccttctgatcagtaacccagaacATCATCCACTGAGCCAGAACGAGTGTAGACAGCCCAGGAATCAAATCTGGACCTTCTGATGCATAGATAGATTCATTATCACATCGGCTCCTCAAATGCTGTCTTACCTACCTTGGTCTTTATGAAATTAATCATTCTTTTCTTCATGAGTATGTGTACAtagatacataaaataatatgttCCAAATATTACAGAGTTACAGTATCAAGTATCAAGTTTTAAGAGCTATATAATACTTGGTTAATTATTGCTTAATTCATAATGAGTTACCAAACTGCCATTTCGTTAATGTTGTTCAGTATTCATTAGGTTTATGTAGGTGTAAATATAGTACACTTTATGAGTTAATGAACAGTATTGTGAGATGAAGAGTCATCCAAATCTTTACCGATTGCAGTTTGAGTTGCCAGGTTTCTTACAGTAAATCATAtcaggacatacagtatacagactATATTTAGAAATACATTAGGCTGTCCATGTCTAATTCTGATGTCATGTGGTTTCCAGATTGACAAAGCCTATGCGATGATAGTGCAGACCTGGCGTGAACCATTTGAGAAGA
This genomic stretch from Clarias gariepinus isolate MV-2021 ecotype Netherlands chromosome 13, CGAR_prim_01v2, whole genome shotgun sequence harbors:
- the plaat1l gene encoding phospholipase A and acyltransferase 1, producing the protein MLHHLRAPRKCFCLSVALGSVKTSTSSMGLRNSRPKLYPGDIVEFPRNKYFSQFGIYYGERDGVPYVAHLTCRDAETKFLLFGRALNAAVKLDPVDVVGKKYKVNNYLDEKHPPRDFYSHIKPEIEDAMTKTFTFDILFHNSEHQATLLRYGIKKSEQIDKAYAMIVQTWREPFEKKKF